The DNA sequence GATCCGTATTACCTCAAACAACTCAAAAAGCCGCTCGTCATCACCATCCACGACATGACCCACGAGCGGCTGCCGGAATATTTCTGGGCGCAGGACCCGCTCACCCAACAGAAACGCATCAATATCCAGCGGGCCGATGCCATCATCACCATCTCGCAGACCACCCGCAAGGACCTGATCGACTGCTTCGACGTGGACCCGGCCAAAGTATCGGTCATCTACCACGGGCTGGATACCGACGTGCCCTTTCGGGTGAGCCCCGTTCCCGACCTGCCCGAGCAATACGTACTATTCGTGGGCGACCGGAGCGGTTACAAAAACTTCTACCTGTTCATGAGCGCCATGCAGAAGCTGAAAGCCCGCTTTCCGGACCTGCACGTAGTGCTTACCGGCGGGGGTAAACTCCACGTGGCCGACCGGGAGTTCATCGACCGGCTGGGGCTGTCTGACCGGGTACACCACATCAACGCCACCGACGAGCAGCTGAACTACCTCTACCAGCATACCCAGCTGTTCGTTTACCCCTCGCTCTACGAAGGCTTCGGCCTGCCCATTCTGGAAGCGTTCCGGGCGCAGTGCCCCATCCTGCTGAGCGACACGGAATGCTTCCGCGAGATAGCGACCGATGCCGCCGTGTACTTCAGCGCGTCAAGCCTCGACGACCTGGTCGAAACCATGCAGGATACGCTCGCCAGCGACTCCCTGAAAGCCCGACTGGTGGCGCGGGGCACGCAGCGACTGGCCGACTTCCCGCTTCAGAAGTCCATCGACGAGACGTTGAGCGTCTACAAATCCCTCGCCTGATAGCATGAGATTTCGCGCGGTTGATACGTTCCGGGGCCTGGCGGCCATTATGGTCATTCTGTTCCACCTGCAGCACCTCGACCTGCTGTCGGGCAATACGTTCATTGCGAAGAGTGACATTTTTGTCGATTTCTTTTTCGTGCTGTCGGGTTTTGTCATGACCCACAGCAACTACAGCAAGCTTACCTACCTCACCAGTCTGTGGCCTTTCGTTGTCAAGCGGTTCAGGCGGCTCTACCCGTTGCACCTGTTCACGCTGGGGCTGGTGCTGCTGTTCGAGTTGTTACGATTTGGGGTCGACCGCTTCGTAACACCCCTGGCCAACCCGGTCTTTGCCCACGACAAAACGTTCGTATCCTTCCTGGCGAACCTGACCCTGACGCAGTCGCTGGGGCTGTTCGATACGGTTACCTGGAACGGGCCCAGCTGGAGCATCAGCGCCGAATTTTATACGTACATCGCCTGGGCGCTGGGCCTGATCGTGTTCCGCAAAAACCTGTGGCTGCTGTGTGGCATCAGTTTCAGCCTGCTGGCCTGGTTCATTGTCCGGCACGATGGCAGCATCATCTACAACTACGATTACGGCTTCGTCCGCTGTGTGTATAGTTTTCTGATCGGGATGCTGGCCTACCGGCTGAACCGTGCGCTGCCAACCGGTTTCCGGGACTGGCAGCACACGGCCGCTGAGGCACTGCTGCTGAGTGGCACGCTGCTGGCGGTGAGTTCATTCACACACGCCCAGAGCTGGCTGATGCCGTTTCTGTTCGCAACGCTCATCATCGTTTTCTCGCGCGAGTCGGGAGCCGTTTCCCGGCTGCTGGCGGGCGAGCGGCTGGCCTTCCTGGGAAAGCTCTCCTACTCCTATTACCTGAATCACACCATCGTGCTGGCGGTTCTGGACCTGGCCCTGTTCAAACTCCTGAAACTGCCGCATTCGCCACTGGGCGAACTCGCTTTCCTGCTTGCCTGCCTGACCGCTATTCACTTGCTGTCGGTCTTCACCTACCGCTACGTCGAATTAATTCTTCAACCTGTTTCACCAGCCCAACGCCACTCGTCCGGTGCCCAACCGGTGCCGAAACTGCGCTTGCCTTCCAATCCGATTTATGCCATGAACATTCTCAACGCCCCCGCCTGGACCCGTCAGGTTAACTTCCCCTACGATTCCTTCGACGCTGTTCCCCAGTCGGTCTTCGACGCCATCAACCAGGACCTCAAAGGGTTGCAGCATCCCGATCCACTGGTGAGTATCGTTGTTCCGGCCTGGAACGAAGAGGTTAACATCCTCAAGAGCATTGCGTCGCTGGCCAAGCTGAAAACATCGATCCCGCTGGAAATTCTGGTTGTCAACAATAACTCGACCGACAATACCCAAAAGACGCTGGACAAACTCCTGATCCGCAGCGTGTTTCAACCCATTCAGGGCTGGGGCCCCGCCCGGCAGAAAGGACTGGAGGAAGCCCGTGGCAAGTACCTGCTGACGGCCGATGCCGACGGTATTTACCCCAGTTCCTGGGTCAACGAGATGATGGCCGTACTGATGCAGCCGGGCGTCGTCTGCGTCTACGGGCGTTACTCCTTCATTCCTTCGCCGGGTTTTTCGCGCTGGAAGCTAACGATCCTCGAAGCCATGAAAGATACCATCGCCGAGGTACGCCACATGAAGCGGCCCCACCTCAATGCCTACGGCATCAGCATTGGCTACGTTCGGGAATATGGGCTGAAGATCGGGTATGTCATGCATAAGATCCGGGGCGAAGACGGACGCATGTGTTTCGACCTCATGAACTACGGCCAGGTGAAGCAGGTGAAGTCGGCAAAAGCGCGCGTCTGGACCGGTACGCGGACCCTCGAAAAAGACGGCAGCTTCTCCCGGACGGTCTTCCTGAAAATAGGCATCGAGCTACGGCGACTGAAAAGCATGTTTGTCGAACAGCAGCCCCACGACACCAAGACGTCGGCCAATTAACTGAGCAGCTCTTTTCCCAGGCAGCCCGCTCAGGCGGGTTTGCGCTGGTTTTTACCCGTCCCGGCCATGCCCGTTCGTCAACGTTTCTTAGCTTTTCTTTGCGGGTTCATCAGCCTGCTGACGGTCACGGTCACCACCAGTACCGCTGGACTGGCGCAGTGCGGGCCGGGGGCTATTCTGTGCGAAACGTTCGGAACCGGACCACGGGGTGAGCTGGCGGCCGGACTCACCAATTTTTCCTACCGGGCCAAAGCCTGCCCCGACGATGGCGAGTATACCCTGATGGATACGGTTCCGGCTACCTGCCACGGGCAGGCCTGGCACCGCGTCCCGGAAGACCATACGCCTAACGACCAGCGGGGCAACATGTTCGTGGTGAATGCGTCGTACCAGCCGAGCGAATTTTACAGCCAGACGGTTAAGGGTCTGTGTCCCGGTATCACTTATGAACTCTCGCTGTGGGCACTCAACCTGAACCTGATCGGCACCTGCGACAACACCAGCCTGCGCAATCCAATCATTGCCATGCGGATCGAGCACCCCGACGGAACCCTCATCCGGGAGGTCGTTCAGCCCGCCATCGAGCGGAGCGCCACGCCTACCTGGGTTCAGCTGTCGATGCAGTTCTCGATTCCAACCGTTAGCAACGATATTGTCGTTAAGTTTATCAACAACGGGCTGGGTGGCTGCGGCAACGATCTGGTCATCGACGACATCGGCTTTCGCCCCGTTCATCCCAATTTGAGTATCCAGTTCGTCAACTCGGCCGCGACCGAAATCACCGTCTGTGCCGATAGCCGCCTGACGCTGACCGTTGGCGCGGCCGCCGGGTATCCTAACCCGGTATACCTGTGGCAGCAGAGCACCGA is a window from the Spirosoma rigui genome containing:
- a CDS encoding glycosyltransferase family 4 protein; translated protein: MTKIFIDHQKFSTQKYGGISRYFANIIQGIKQSDSITYQLGVMHARNHYIQNEPLPIKGALSDRVLNRNERYDYRLNQLYCQRLLEKANFDIFHPTYYDPYYLKQLKKPLVITIHDMTHERLPEYFWAQDPLTQQKRINIQRADAIITISQTTRKDLIDCFDVDPAKVSVIYHGLDTDVPFRVSPVPDLPEQYVLFVGDRSGYKNFYLFMSAMQKLKARFPDLHVVLTGGGKLHVADREFIDRLGLSDRVHHINATDEQLNYLYQHTQLFVYPSLYEGFGLPILEAFRAQCPILLSDTECFREIATDAAVYFSASSLDDLVETMQDTLASDSLKARLVARGTQRLADFPLQKSIDETLSVYKSLA
- a CDS encoding glycosyltransferase, with the protein product MRFRAVDTFRGLAAIMVILFHLQHLDLLSGNTFIAKSDIFVDFFFVLSGFVMTHSNYSKLTYLTSLWPFVVKRFRRLYPLHLFTLGLVLLFELLRFGVDRFVTPLANPVFAHDKTFVSFLANLTLTQSLGLFDTVTWNGPSWSISAEFYTYIAWALGLIVFRKNLWLLCGISFSLLAWFIVRHDGSIIYNYDYGFVRCVYSFLIGMLAYRLNRALPTGFRDWQHTAAEALLLSGTLLAVSSFTHAQSWLMPFLFATLIIVFSRESGAVSRLLAGERLAFLGKLSYSYYLNHTIVLAVLDLALFKLLKLPHSPLGELAFLLACLTAIHLLSVFTYRYVELILQPVSPAQRHSSGAQPVPKLRLPSNPIYAMNILNAPAWTRQVNFPYDSFDAVPQSVFDAINQDLKGLQHPDPLVSIVVPAWNEEVNILKSIASLAKLKTSIPLEILVVNNNSTDNTQKTLDKLLIRSVFQPIQGWGPARQKGLEEARGKYLLTADADGIYPSSWVNEMMAVLMQPGVVCVYGRYSFIPSPGFSRWKLTILEAMKDTIAEVRHMKRPHLNAYGISIGYVREYGLKIGYVMHKIRGEDGRMCFDLMNYGQVKQVKSAKARVWTGTRTLEKDGSFSRTVFLKIGIELRRLKSMFVEQQPHDTKTSAN
- a CDS encoding gliding motility-associated C-terminal domain-containing protein, with the protein product MPVRQRFLAFLCGFISLLTVTVTTSTAGLAQCGPGAILCETFGTGPRGELAAGLTNFSYRAKACPDDGEYTLMDTVPATCHGQAWHRVPEDHTPNDQRGNMFVVNASYQPSEFYSQTVKGLCPGITYELSLWALNLNLIGTCDNTSLRNPIIAMRIEHPDGTLIREVVQPAIERSATPTWVQLSMQFSIPTVSNDIVVKFINNGLGGCGNDLVIDDIGFRPVHPNLSIQFVNSAATEITVCADSRLTLTVGAAAGYPNPVYLWQQSTDNINWTPIANAGQARYTLARTRPGRTYYRLRNTQPINEAAVGRAQCSAESNTLIVNGRPDAPFSLGEDLVLCDGTSRVLTVPAALPTGTSYVWSNQSQDRQLTVTMAGDYWLETNLDGCTFRDTVSVNTRNCRLNDVYVPTAFSPNGDSVNDRFDVLHAASFTTYSLRVYDRWGNLIFASEQADTGWDGSFRQQPCPEGVYAWTVSYSLPDEHNELHRFTRSGRVTLVR